CAGGTCCGCGCCGGCCGCCTGGAGACGTCGGGCCTCGGCCGCGAGCAGCTCGCCCGCCACCTCCCACTCCCCCGCGACCTGGAGGCGTTCGACGTCGGCGAAGTCGACCGAGGTCAGCACGATCCGCGCGGAGTGGTAGCCACCCCGGCGCTCGCGCACCAACTCGTTGGCGAGGCGGTAGTACTCCGCCGTCGACTCCCAGCTCATCCCGCCGATCATGCCGATGACTCGCATGCCGGCCAGTAGATCAGCCCATCGTCTTCGCGCCGTCGATCGACTCCCGGATGATGTCGGCGTGGCCGGCGTGCTGCGCCGTCTCGGCGAGCACGTGCAGGAAGGTGCGCCGGGCGCTCCACCACTCCCCCGGCGCGAACCACGGGGCCTCCGGCAGCGGCTGGGTGGCGTCGAGGTCGACGGACGTCACCAGCGCCTCCGTCGCGGCCGCCACGTCGGCGTAGGCGCCCAGCACCCCCTCCAGCGTCTCGCCCGCCACCAGCACGAACTGCTCGTGGTAGGCCTGCACCTCCGCCGGCGGGTCGGACCAGTCGATGTGCTCCCAGTCGATGGCGGCCTGCTCCTCGGGGCCGTGCTCGATGAAGCGGTTCCACTCGCCCACCGTTGCGGTCACGTGCTTCACGAGGCCGCCGAGGTTGAGGGAGCTCACCGTGGGGGTCAGTCGGGCCTGCTCGTCGGAGATGCCGTCGAGGGCACGGAGGAAGAGGGCGCGGTGCGTGCGGAGGGCCTGGAGCAGGTCCGCGCGCTCACCGGTGGCGGTGGTGGGTTCGGTCTCCATGGACGGCACGCTAGGCCGGAGCACCGACACTCCTGGCGTGTCGCGGGAACCTTCGTGCCCGGGCCGACGTTGAACGTCCCGAGCCGACATCCGTCGGCACCAGATCGACACGAGGACAGGACTTGACCGGGCCGACAGACGAACCCTGTAGACCCCACACCCGGCGCGCGGACGCACGCCGCTCTCCCGCTCGAGGGGAGGTGCGCGCCAGGTGACCATCTTGCTCTCGCTCCTGCTCGGAGTGGTCGTCGTGCTGGTGATCACGGCGGCGACCGGCTACTTCGTGGCGCAGGAGTTCGCCTACATGGCGGTCGACCGCTCGACCTTGCGCGCCAAGGCCGAGGCCGGGGACACGACCGCCGCCCGCACCCTCAAGGTGACGGGCCGCACCTCCTTCATGCTCTCCGGAGCGCAGCTCGGCATCACCGTCACCGGCCTGCTGGTCGGCTACGTCGCCGAGCCCCTCATCGGATCCGCCTTCGGCGACCTGCTCGCGCTGGGCGGTGTGCCGACCGCCCTCGGCGTCACGATCGGCACCCTGATCGCGCTCGCCTTCGCGACCGTCGTGCAGATGCTGTTCGGTGAGCTGTTCCCGAAGAACCTCGCGATCGCGCGCCCCGAGCCCGTCGCGCGGTGGCTCTCGCGCTCCACCCTGGGCTACCTCGCGATCACCGGATGGCTCATCTGGTTCTTCGACCAGTCGTCGAACCTGCTGCTGCGGTCCCTCAAGATCGAGCCGGTCCACGACGTGGAGAGCTCGGCGACGGCCCGCGACCTCGAGCACATCGTCGCGGAGTCCCGCGCCTCCGGTGAGCTCACCGCCGAGATGTCGGTGCTGCTCGACCGCGTGCTGGACTTCCCCCAGCACGACGTGGAGCACGCCATGGTCCCCCGCAGCCGCGTCGACTCGGTGGAGCACGACGCGACGCTCGGCGAGGTCCGCGAGCTCATGCGCACCGGCCACTCGCGCTACCCCGTGCTCGGCCAGGACGACGAGATCCTCGGCATCGTCCACCTGGTCGACCTCCTCGACCTCGGTGCGCTCGGCGGGGAGGAGCCGTGGTCGAAGCCGGTCACGACCGCCCTGCGTCCGCCGATCGTGCTGCCCGAGCTGATGGCCATGCCCGACGCGCTGCGCACCATCGCGGAGGCGAAGGAGCAGATGGCCTGCGTCGTCGACGAGTACGGCGGTCTCGCCGGCATCGTGACGATCGAGGACCTCGTCGAGGAGATCGTCGGCGAGATCCGCGACGAGCACGACGAGCCGGCCGAGCCCGAGTTCAGCGTCGACGCCGTCCGCGGTGGTTGGGAGATGCGTGGCGACCTGCCCGTCGACGAGGTCGAGCGCGTGATCGAGCACGACCTGCCGACCGGCGACTTCGAGACCCTCGCCGGGCTCGTCATCGCCGAGCACGGCGCCCTCCCCGAGCCGGGTACGTCCCTGCTCGTCCGCCTGCCCGACGACCCCGGCGACCTGGCCGAGAGCGACGAGCCCGTCGTCCGTCACCTGGCGGTCGAGGTGCTCGAGGTCGAGCAGTACGTCCCGTCGTCCCTGCACGTGCAGGTGGTCGACGCGACCCAGGACGACGACGCCCACGCCGAGCCGGACGGCCCCGCTGTCGCCGGCACGGGCGGCAGCGGCACGGAGGTGGAGGCATGATGGAGAACCCTGTCGTCGTCCTGGTGGCGACGGTCGTGATCATCGCGGCCAGCGCGTTCTTCGTGGCGATCGAGTTCGCCCTGATCGGCGCCAAGAAGCACCGGCTCGAGGACGCCGCGGCCACGAGCCGCGCCGGCCGCGCCGCGCTCCGCAGCGCCTCGGAGCTCTCCGTGCTCCTCGCCGGCTCCCAGCTCGGCATCACGCTGTGCGTGCTGGCGCTGGGCGCCATCACCAAGCCGGCCGTGCACCACTGGCTGACCCCGCTGTTCGAGTCGTGGGGCATCGCGCTCTGGCTCGCCGACGTCGCGGGCTTCGTGCTGGCGCTCATCGTCGTCACCTTCATCCACCTCGTGGTGGGCGAGATGGCGCCGAAGTCGTGGGCCATCGCGCACCCCGAGCGCTCGGCCACGCTCCTCGCCCTGCCGATGCGGGGCTTCATGTGGCTGACGCGCCCGATCATCCACGCGCTCAACAACGGCGCCAACTGGTGCTTGCGGCGGGTCGGCGTGGACCCGGTGGACCAGCTGGCCTCGGGTGCCGATCCCGACACCCTGCGCCAGCTCGTGCAGCACTCGGCGAACGTCGGCGCCCTGGACGCCAGCTACTCCGCCCAGCTCTCCGGCGCGCTCGACCTCGGTCACGTGCAGGTGCGCGAGCTGGTGCGGCCGCGCCGACCCGTCGCCGTGCCGGAGCACGCCACCGTCGGTGACGTGCAGGACGCGAGCCGCACGACGGGCCACCTGCGGATCCTCGTGGGTTCGCCCGACGCCCCCACGGGTCTCGTGCACGTCCGCGACACGCTGACCGAGGACCGCACGGCCCCACTGGCTCCGATGGTCCGCCCGGTGCACGTGCTGGCACCGGAGGTCACGGTGCTCGCGGCGCTCGCCGAGATGCGGCAGGCGAGCGCGCAGCTCGCCGTCGTGCAGGACACGGACGGCCTCGTCGGCGTCGTGTCGTTCGCCGACATGCTCCGCGGCCTGTTCCCGGAGCGCATCCCGGCGTGACGGGCCGACCGCGGCGTACCTCCTCGGGGGGTACGCCGCGGTCCGGCCTCAGGCGTCGCGGACGCCCGAACGGTCGGTGATCGGGGGCAGCGTCGACCAGGGGAAGTTGATCCACCGGTCGGTGTGCTTCCACACGAAGTCGCCCTTCACGACCGAGCGCGGCTTCTCGTAGATCACCGCCGTGCGGGCCTCCGCCACGTGGCCGCGCACGAAGGCGTCGACCATCTCCAGCGTGCGCCCCGAGTCGGCCACGTCGTCGACGATGAGCACGCGCGTGTCGTCGAGCTCGGAGGCGTCGAGGTAGGGCGGCAGCATGGTGGGCACGTCGAGGGTCGTGCCCACGCCGGTGTAGAACTCCACGTTCATCGTGAAGAGGTTCTTGCAGTCCAGGGCGTAGGCGATCGAGCCGGCCGGGATGAGCCCCCCGCGGGCGATGCCGAGGACGACGTCGGGCACGAAGCCCGCATCGGCCACCTGCTGCGCGAGCTCCCGCACCGCGGTGCCGTAGGTCTCCCAGGTCAAGGTCTCGCGGTCGTCCATCCGCCCGATGCTACGGGCCCCGCGACCGCACCGCGTGACGGAATCGACAGGTAAGACGATTGTTCCGGTGGTGTTAACGACTCATAGCGTTCGTGGTCCACGGCGCGGCCGCCCCGATCGAGCGGCCGCGTCCGTCGTCCTGCACCACCGTGCGAAAGGTTCCCCATGTCCGACCAGCTCCTCGAGGCGCCGAAGTCGCGCACCGGTCTCTACGCGGTCATCGCCGCCGTGGTGGCCGTCGCGCTCGTCGTCGGCGGCTACTTCCTCTTCATCCGCGACAGCGGCGACGCCATCCGCATCGGCGTCGTCGACTCGAGCGACCCCTACTGGCGCGACTTCACCCAGGCAGCCGACGAGGCCGGTCTCGACGTCGAGATCGTGAACTTCGCCGACTACAACCAGCCGAACCGCGCGCTGGACGAGGGCGAGCTCGACCTCAACCAGTTCCAGCACCTCGCATTCCTCGCCGAGCACCTCGAGGCCAACCCGGACTCCGACATCGTGCCGATCGGCGCGACCGCGATCTACCCGCTGGCGCTCTACTCGGAGAACTACGGCAGCATCGACGAGATCCCGGACGGCGCCGAGGTGGTCGTGCCCAACGACCCGAGCAACCAGGCGCGTGCCCTCGTCATCCTCCAGGACGCGGGGCTCATCGAGCTCGCCGACGGCGGCACGCTGACCTCCGACCTCTCCCAGGTCGACGAGGCCGGCTCCCGCGTGCAGGTGACCGAGGCCGCGGCCAACTTCACGGCCGCGTCGCTGCAGGACGTCGCCGCCGCCGTCATCAACAACGACTTCATCAAGGACGCCGGTCTCGACCCCGAGGCCGCCCTCGCGCAGGACGACCCCGAGGACGAGCGCGCGCAGCCCTACATCAACATCTTCGCTGCCAACGCCGAGGACGCCGACAACGAGGACTACCTCGAGCTCGTGCGGATCTACCACGACACGCAGAAGGTGCAGGACGGCGTGCTCGAGGCGTCCGAGGGCACCGCGGTGCTCCTCGACACCCCGACCGCGGAGCTCGACGCGGCGCTCGACGAGGCCCGCGAGGCCGTCCGCAACGGCTGACCCCCACCCGGGGCACGTGCCGCAGCTGCGGCGCGTGCCCCGACGTGCGACCCCCCGCGCCGTACGCCGGCGCTCCCCCTCGTTCCCAGGAGGACGACATGGCACTCGTGGAGTTCCGCGACGTGCGCAAGGTGTTCCCCGCCACCCAGCGGGGAGGCAAGGACGTCGTCGCCATCGACGGCGTCGACCTCGACATCGAGCGTGGCGACATCTTCGGCATCGTCGGCTACTCGGGGGCGGGCAAGTCGACCCTCGTGCGCCTCATCAACGCCCTCGAGCCCGCGACGTCGGGCTCGATCACCGTCGACGGCCGCGAGGTGACCGGCATGGGCGAGCGCGAGCTGCGCGCCCTGCGCCGGGACATCGGCATGATCTTCCAGCAGTTCAACCTGTTCACCTCCCGCACGGTGTACGCCAACGTGGCCTACCCGCTGCAGGTCGCGGGTGTCCCGAAGGCCGAGCGCCACGAGCGGATCGCGGAGCTGCTGTCGTTCGTCGGGCTCATCGACAAGGCGGGGCACTACCCCGACCAGCTCTCCGGCGGGCAGAAGCAGCGTGTGGGCATCGCCCGCGCGCTCGCCACCTCCCCCACGCTCCTGCTCGCCGACGAGTCGACCAGCGCGCTCGACCCGGAGACGACGCAGGAGGTGCTGGGCCTCCTCAAGCGCGTCAACGAGGAGCGCGGGATCACGATCGTCCTCATCACGCACGAGATGGACGTCATCCGCACGATCGCCGACAAGGTCGCCGTCATGGAGGCCGGTCGCGTGATCGAGCAGGGCCCCGTCTACGACCTGTTCTCCGACCCGCAGCACCCGGCGACGCGACGCTTCGTCTCCACCCTCGTGGACGACCGTCCCGACGACCGGGCGCTCGCGGTGCTGCGCGAGCGCCACGCCGGCCGCTTCGTGACCCTCGCGGTGCGCGACGCATCGGTGCGGCAGTCCGACCTGTTCGCCGAGCTCATCGCCCGGGACGTGCGGTTCGAGCTCGTCTACGGCGGGATCGAGGAGATCCAGGGCCGCACGTTCGGCAACCTGACCCTGGCGCTGTCCGGCGACGACGCGGCGATCGACGCCGCCCTCGACGCCATCCGCGCCCACGTCGAGATCTCGGAGGTGGCGTGATGGGTGACACCCGGCTCTTCGAGCTCGGCCCCGACCTGTGGGAGGCCTTCGGCCAGACCCTGACGACCGTCGCGATCGCACTGTTCTTCGGCGTCCTCGGGGGCACGGTCATCGGGCTGGCGCTCTACACGACGCGCTCGGGCAACCTGTTCGCGAACCGTCCGGCGTTCGTCGTGCTCAACTTCGCGGTCAACTTCTTCCGCCCCATCCCGTTCATCATCTTCATCGCCGCGGTGCAGCCGCTCGCACGGGTCGTGGTGGGCACCGGCTTCGGCATCAAGGCCGCGATCTTCGCGCTCTCGCTGGCCGCGGCGTTCTTCATCAGCCGCGTCGTGGAGCAGAACCTCTTCGCCGTCGATCCCGGCGTGATCGAGGCGGCGCGGGCGATGGGGGCGAGCCGGCCACGGGTGCTCTTCACCGTCCTCATCCCGGAGGCGCTCGGACCGCTCATCCTCGGCTACACCTTCGCCTTCGTCGCGATCGTCGACGCCTCCGCGGTCGCCGGGTTCGTCGGCGGCGGCGGTCTGGGCTACTTCGCGCAGAGCTACGGGTTCGGGTCGTTCGACACCGTCGTGACCTGGGCGACCGTGCTCATCATCGTGGCGATCGTGCAGCTCGGGCAGCTCCTCGGCAACGTGCTCGCGCGCAAGGTGCTGCGGCGCTGACGGGAGGGTCGTCGGGGGCCCGGGACACGCCGTACCCGGAGCGAATTGCCTTATCTCATATCTGAGATACCTTGGTGCGCATGACTGTCACCCCGACGACCGAACTCGCCGACCCGGCGGACTACAAGCGTCGCATCGGCAAGCTCATCCGTGACGCCCGCATCCACCGCGGGCTCACCCAGGCGCAGCTCGCCGACCTCCTCGCCACCTCGCAGAGCGCGATCAACCGCATCGAGCGGGGCCACCAGAACCTCTCCCTCGAGATGGTGGCGCGCATCGGCGCCGCGCTCGACTCCGAGATCGTCGCGATCGGCTCCGGCCCCACCCACCTGCGGGTGACCGGGCCGACGACCCTCTCGGGCAGCATCGACGTCAAGACCTCGAAGAACGCCGGCGTCGCGCTGCTCTGCGCGAGCCTCCTCAACCGGGGCCGCACGACGCTGCGCAAGGTCG
This Nocardioides alkalitolerans DNA region includes the following protein-coding sequences:
- a CDS encoding DinB family protein, whose amino-acid sequence is METEPTTATGERADLLQALRTHRALFLRALDGISDEQARLTPTVSSLNLGGLVKHVTATVGEWNRFIEHGPEEQAAIDWEHIDWSDPPAEVQAYHEQFVLVAGETLEGVLGAYADVAAATEALVTSVDLDATQPLPEAPWFAPGEWWSARRTFLHVLAETAQHAGHADIIRESIDGAKTMG
- a CDS encoding hemolysin family protein, translating into MTILLSLLLGVVVVLVITAATGYFVAQEFAYMAVDRSTLRAKAEAGDTTAARTLKVTGRTSFMLSGAQLGITVTGLLVGYVAEPLIGSAFGDLLALGGVPTALGVTIGTLIALAFATVVQMLFGELFPKNLAIARPEPVARWLSRSTLGYLAITGWLIWFFDQSSNLLLRSLKIEPVHDVESSATARDLEHIVAESRASGELTAEMSVLLDRVLDFPQHDVEHAMVPRSRVDSVEHDATLGEVRELMRTGHSRYPVLGQDDEILGIVHLVDLLDLGALGGEEPWSKPVTTALRPPIVLPELMAMPDALRTIAEAKEQMACVVDEYGGLAGIVTIEDLVEEIVGEIRDEHDEPAEPEFSVDAVRGGWEMRGDLPVDEVERVIEHDLPTGDFETLAGLVIAEHGALPEPGTSLLVRLPDDPGDLAESDEPVVRHLAVEVLEVEQYVPSSLHVQVVDATQDDDAHAEPDGPAVAGTGGSGTEVEA
- a CDS encoding hemolysin family protein, which codes for MMENPVVVLVATVVIIAASAFFVAIEFALIGAKKHRLEDAAATSRAGRAALRSASELSVLLAGSQLGITLCVLALGAITKPAVHHWLTPLFESWGIALWLADVAGFVLALIVVTFIHLVVGEMAPKSWAIAHPERSATLLALPMRGFMWLTRPIIHALNNGANWCLRRVGVDPVDQLASGADPDTLRQLVQHSANVGALDASYSAQLSGALDLGHVQVRELVRPRRPVAVPEHATVGDVQDASRTTGHLRILVGSPDAPTGLVHVRDTLTEDRTAPLAPMVRPVHVLAPEVTVLAALAEMRQASAQLAVVQDTDGLVGVVSFADMLRGLFPERIPA
- a CDS encoding phosphoribosyltransferase; the protein is MDDRETLTWETYGTAVRELAQQVADAGFVPDVVLGIARGGLIPAGSIAYALDCKNLFTMNVEFYTGVGTTLDVPTMLPPYLDASELDDTRVLIVDDVADSGRTLEMVDAFVRGHVAEARTAVIYEKPRSVVKGDFVWKHTDRWINFPWSTLPPITDRSGVRDA
- a CDS encoding MetQ/NlpA family ABC transporter substrate-binding protein, producing MSDQLLEAPKSRTGLYAVIAAVVAVALVVGGYFLFIRDSGDAIRIGVVDSSDPYWRDFTQAADEAGLDVEIVNFADYNQPNRALDEGELDLNQFQHLAFLAEHLEANPDSDIVPIGATAIYPLALYSENYGSIDEIPDGAEVVVPNDPSNQARALVILQDAGLIELADGGTLTSDLSQVDEAGSRVQVTEAAANFTAASLQDVAAAVINNDFIKDAGLDPEAALAQDDPEDERAQPYINIFAANAEDADNEDYLELVRIYHDTQKVQDGVLEASEGTAVLLDTPTAELDAALDEAREAVRNG
- a CDS encoding methionine ABC transporter ATP-binding protein, with protein sequence MALVEFRDVRKVFPATQRGGKDVVAIDGVDLDIERGDIFGIVGYSGAGKSTLVRLINALEPATSGSITVDGREVTGMGERELRALRRDIGMIFQQFNLFTSRTVYANVAYPLQVAGVPKAERHERIAELLSFVGLIDKAGHYPDQLSGGQKQRVGIARALATSPTLLLADESTSALDPETTQEVLGLLKRVNEERGITIVLITHEMDVIRTIADKVAVMEAGRVIEQGPVYDLFSDPQHPATRRFVSTLVDDRPDDRALAVLRERHAGRFVTLAVRDASVRQSDLFAELIARDVRFELVYGGIEEIQGRTFGNLTLALSGDDAAIDAALDAIRAHVEISEVA
- a CDS encoding ABC transporter permease encodes the protein MGDTRLFELGPDLWEAFGQTLTTVAIALFFGVLGGTVIGLALYTTRSGNLFANRPAFVVLNFAVNFFRPIPFIIFIAAVQPLARVVVGTGFGIKAAIFALSLAAAFFISRVVEQNLFAVDPGVIEAARAMGASRPRVLFTVLIPEALGPLILGYTFAFVAIVDASAVAGFVGGGGLGYFAQSYGFGSFDTVVTWATVLIIVAIVQLGQLLGNVLARKVLRR